From one Dermacentor andersoni chromosome 1, qqDerAnde1_hic_scaffold, whole genome shotgun sequence genomic stretch:
- the LOC126545427 gene encoding uncharacterized protein produces the protein MHPGRKGVDSETAFVIAIIVVFIVIGVFVFIYACCVTEEKLKAATKKKASQKKKDGGAAATPAAPAAPAAASTAPAAPVATATDTKAKPCAPAAPAPARNGGGDTRSAEIVLTVQEAATQPPSPLASRHPPAQAVPGMSELTPTWKPLNTDPRRNGIKSVVSEAAPLSQSTPTVCDRAYSVHL, from the coding sequence GTCGAAAAGGTGTCGACAGCGAGACAGCCTTTGTCATCGCCATTATTGTTGTCTTTATTGTTATCGGTGTCTTCGTGTTCATCTACGCGTGTTGCGTTACCGAAGAAAAGCTGAAGGCCGCAACGAAAAAGAAGGCATcgcaaaagaagaaagacggcGGCGCAGCCGCCACGCCTGCAGCGCCAGCAGCGCCAGCAGCAGCCTCGACCGCTCCAGCAGCACCAGTGGCGACAGCTACCGACACCAAGGCGAAGCCATGTGCACCTGCTGCACCGGCGCCGGCCAGAAACGGCGGCGGTGACACGCGAAGCGCCGAGATCGTGCTCACAGTGCAAGAGGCAGCTACCCAGCCGCCGTCGCCGTTAGCGTCACGCCATCCGCCCGCACAGGCGGTTCCTGGCATGTCGGAACTAACGCCGACGTGGAAGCCACTCAACACGGATCCACGGCGAAACGGAATAAAGAGCGTGGTCTCTGAGGCCGCGCCGCTCTCGCAAAGCACTCCTACCGTGTGTGACCGCGCGTACTCTGTGCACCTCTAG